The sequence ATAATACAAAAACACGAGAGTTACATGGTTCAATTTGACGGCCCACATCTACAGAGAAAACTCTTAAGGCCTACATTTTTGTTATATGAAAGTGTAGTATAAAtcgtgttacaatgaacccaacatgagtatatatagtagactaaatcCTATAGTTAATAGACTTTTTAGTACAAATAGGAGCTTAGCTTGTTGCACACAAATTAGGATTGGTTTTGGGCATATACTATTGgactaatatataaatatattgttaggacatatgtgattcttttgttaggaacatatatcactattttatgtaattaactaatcttttgacaaaacacactttacttgtatttgggtagatctaggatgtatttaatactttaagaaactttgtttcaagatcaagtgttaaagtcatacgagtctgtccaagaaacaagctaaaGAAGTGttaatcattaaagctcgacaactaactcaacagctagccatctatcgagcttaaaaagctgttccagccccgtggctcgacaacagctcgatagataggcatctgtcgaggcttatgaaaaacagagtttttagttctgttttgacttcaatccgtgattatgtatttgggttttcttttcttacaactctagacatataaaaggattattttaaggactGTCAAAGTGTTCATAAGTTACACAAGTGTTGAGTAAAATTTGTTCAagtaaattgtgaccggagacagaagttgccctagttcatcactcttgtgaagaagttgttgtgtttgtatacTATAGGGTTTcgtaaccaagcatcttcttgatcttcattgtctggatgaactaaaaaactttgtagccaacaacattctctagttggtgattgaagttgcgtactgggatccgcgcaatcggttagtcatgtactgggagctgtgcatcaaaaggagaaattgtcattacagaacaagtctaattgtgtattggggtaagggttcaactataggttggtataaggtaatgggattcctttacttgtaaccgcttgttgtgataatagtggaatttcaggagtagtgaccttaaaatcacccagtggggtttttgccgtgttggttttccccattcgtaaacaaatcaccgtgtcaatttaatttccgttgcacttagtttaattggtgatttgtttgtgctaccatgcgtttgtatgttaatttgattaattaataaacttggctaattaatcaattaattcatcacaatgggtcaatacatttttggcctatcatatatctctaacaatctTAATGTTCAGCTTATTGTTGTTTTTGAAGTTTCTATAAAACTCGctaacttcttttttattgtatttgtttgaTAGCAGCTTAGCTTGTAAATTGGGAGTTTGGTGTGTAAATTGGAATGAagttctatttttcttttttcttttttgttgaggtGTAGAGTCCTTTGTTTGGGTAGCTACTGAAATTGTTATATTATCTTTGTTTTGTGATATGTGCCATAAGTTCTTTAAATGTTATATTAAAGTTAATTTCTTGTTtattcttataagttttggaatGTTAAAATATAGAATTGTGAAGCGGAGAGTCAATAAATGgctgtttttgaaaatatagaCATAGTAATTAGTCTTCATGATAATGAAGTATTTATAGAAAATGAGAGTGAACGTAAAGAGAacccatttttaaaataaaaaaataaaattaaaattaaaacaatttagaaaaaggaagagaattTTTATGGTTTGGAATGACTATAGAAAGCTTGTCCTTCCAATGGAACAAGAAAGGTTTAATGTGTTTACTACCTAAAAACACTTCCCTAAAATGGAAAGGGTGCAACAACACAATACCATAGgtacttgaaagttgaaagctTTGTTTAAGTCATAAAATAGCTTATAGGAAGCAAAAACAATTAGTTGTAAACAAAGGTGGAGTGAAAAGTGAGGTGACAATAGCAAAATGAGAGATGAATGTATGGATATAAtcatgtaaagttgtaatctaaataATTGCAAATACACATGTAGGATTAGAAGCATGATGTAATTGGTAGGTTAATTATGCTTACTTGATTTTTGGAGATTTAAGCATTTGATAATGCACTCATGTTGAATCTCAAGTTCTGCTTGATTAATGAATTAAGTCGAGCTGACAAATTCAAGCTTATGGACTTTTTGATGAGCCTGAGTTCAAACATTGTTTGTAGGCTTGATCCAAGCTTGAGTCGAACTTGAAATCTTTACTTTTGTTGTCAAGCCGAACTCGAACATTAACTACTTAGCAAAGCATGACTTGTTTACGACCCTAAATTTATTTGGATactatatacataaaaaaaaattatactaacctaaatataagaaaaaaaattttgaaaaagtataTCATAATCATTAAGCTCGCTATTAAaccatattttcatatataaatacaataatTGAATTAACATTCAACACACTCCCATTACAGAAAATACATAAACAAATTTGCAGAACCACTTGGCATGCATAGGACCCTTCCATTGTCCTCctttgttttaaaaaccggaccgaACCGGCCAGTTCAATCAGTTGAACCGAGAACTAGAGGCTAGTCCGGTCCAAAAATTGCCTAAAACCGAGAAAAACCAATCAAAAccagaaaaaatatatatattcaggaATTGAAGGTAAATCTGGTTTTTCTTCCAGTCCAATTTTTAATACCATGTATTAAGTCCTCGCAATTATCCCCTATTTTTATAACTATCAAACTATCAAAAAATTCAATTCCCCCTCTcatcaactaaaaaaaagtaaatgttcatttgtttaaaaataatgatgaacCCAAGGTAGGTGCTATGGTCATACACACCATTGAGTAGCACAAGACCTTGTAAAATGAAGAATCTAATGTGGTTGGGCAACTTGTGGTACTCTCCATCAATGAACTAACGCAACTTATAATGGTTGAGTTTAACTACAAGCGTTCCATTGGTGGAGTGGAGGTGGACTAGCAATGGTGAAATGTTCGTTGCTCAAAAGCTTATCCTCACTTCAATGAGAAGGTTATCATTGGTTGTTTCAAGGCaattaggggctgtttggtttttaaaattttatcactcatcactccttactcaattttcgtcactcgtcactcatcactcatcatttaaaataccccaatttcCTATGCCCCACCCGTTTGGCACATATTTTCAgcttttcatcactcaattttttctactttttgtgaGACCCATGCCTGACTCCTCACCCAGAGAATTCTGTTTGGTTACCCACAGAACCTTCAGAACCCCACCATTTTTCTTCACTTCTCATTTCCCCCTTCCCCCTTCAACCTTGTTTCTTCACTTCTCATTGTCCTTACTACtcctcttttattttcattatttccTTGGGTTAtgtcatggtttttttttaaccccacttttttcttttttcttttcttttgtgtatCATGGATGATGTAATTATCTATGTTCActcaaatatcatttttttttttttttgttcagttGTAAAACCCATCCCCACATAACTATGTATGAGATTTGTTTAAACTTGTGGGATCTAGCCAAACTTTCACAgcccaaaactttaaaaaaaaaaaaaaaaaaaaaaacaccaacgAAGCAAGGAAGAAAGATTGTGGATCTAATCTATGGAGACCGAAATCAGTAcaactgagaaaaaaaaaaaaatacccaacaCCCAAACCGACGAAGCAAGGAAGGAAGATTGTGGATCTAATCTGTGGAGGCCGAAATCGGTGAGTTTGTTGCAACTTCGTCCTTGGTCTTTGCCGTCATAGGTGGTGGGGAGCACTTCAGATGGAGATCTCCTTCAACTATGGTATGAATCTCCTTCTAAGCTAGCTTTTCTCATCATATTGATGTTGGGAAGAGAAGATGAAGCAAGTAAAGGAAGGGTATGGAGAGGTTGTGCTTGGgaagagaagatgaagaaagaaaaggaagggtGTTGAATGAAATGGGTTTGGTCTGGTATGAAAGAGAGACGTTGGGAGTAAAAGCTGACCACTGAAATGACTAAACACTGATTGTGGGGCCCATAACTTGAGTGAAATTACAATTTTGCCATCACAACTCAGTTTTGATAACATGAAAAtacctaaaatgtgttttcagtttccataactcatcactcaaaaatcagaattgagtgatgaaaacaaaaactggaaACAATGCCAAACACACTTCTCAGCTGTCGAACCCATATATTTTGAGTTATGGATGatagaaacagagttatggatgatggaaactgaaaatccaaacagcccttaTTCTCACTCCAAGTCATAGATATCAAAATTTGGAAATAAGTTTTTTCTAGGTgaaatttatatacaaaattttgagCCATCAAGTCatgactaaaattttctaatgGTGTGTTTGGATGACATAATTTGGCTATTTGGATTTGGGTGATTGAAATCCAAATATCTTGTTTGGACagttaaaaaaatgtcaataatttgaatttgacaAATCTACGAAGGATTTTAAACATTTAGAATGTTTGGATTtaaaataactcctaaaatcaatggatttgaaatcaaaacatttcaaatatcttaatttaaaatcaaaattcaaatctagaTCCAAGTTTCCAAACACAACCTAATGGAGTACTTGGATGGCAAAATTTGGGCACATGAATTTGGATTTAGgtgattaaaattcaaatactttgTTTGACTAGTTTACAAACGGTCAAAGACTTgaatttgacaaatctatcaaagattttaaaccttaaaatttttaaatttgaaataacttctaaattcataacattttagAAATTCATATGACTTacttagggcctgtttggtaagagcatttaaatatagttttttgttttgtaatctATAAAAGGGTGAATCTCatacttgaatttattgtttggctaaatatatttatagattTGGAATATTAAGGCATTTCAAATCCATCActtttaaattcaaatctaaatccatatccaaattcaagtatccaaatacaatctcaaaattttgaaatttcttccAATCACTCATTTACACAAATtgacattaaaataaataaattttatgtataaaaGTCTAATTTTTTGTCCGGGGATATCAGCCACTTGAATGATGACGCACGTATGTTTGGGGAATAAGTTTAAAAAGTGGTTACCACCAATTCAAAATCATAATTGATCATTCAATTCAAATGTTCTAAACTTAAGGTCTAGGTCCAAAAAGTTCTAAAAGTATTTTaacctaaataataaaataatgtctcGAATTAGAAATATAGATCTGAATGCTCAGTTATGCGTAGAGAATGTGTTTTACACCCCCCTTTTCGATGCTCGTTCAAAGATGGTAGATAATTCTATCTCTTTATAATGTTATTCAAATGGAAAATAAGTGAAAACATTTTACTTTACTTTAGTGGCTGGTAGTAGTGGTTTTGATTGATTGGGggttaagtaaaaaaaaatagtactcaTAGTTTGAAAATTGTGAATTGTCAATGAGTTAATATTATAATGTACTCAGAATTCAACATAAATCAAAGCAACAACGCTTTTTGGTTTTGCCAATCATAATCTAGATGCCACCAAATAATTAGGAGCAATGTGGTTTGGCCTTTAATAAGGATTATACATACTAAATTAAACACACAAAGATATGTATCTACTATATTAAATAGTTCTTATGGCCAAAATTTTACAAAGTTCTGCATTTGTGTGGGCAAAATCAATCTATAGCGTTTCGTGTTTGGTGCACTAGCGATGTTCCATGTTTGTGGGTGTGTGTCATGCGCACTAATAGAGGAATTTACCTCTTTGAAGGGAAATTGCCTACCTATAAgtgttttaacatatttttaaagaaagaaatggcAACAATACTCCAAATTTCCAAATAaggaaaaaatcataaacaaaaaaaatttagcttacctccagtacttttttaactagaatctccttttattttaatgagaaactatCATATTAttcactaactaaataaaatatggaTATTAAAACTCACTATTACTTgctattatataattaaaataaaagaacatgtctagttaaaaaagtaccggaggtaagccaaaccccaTAAACAATATCTCTACAACACAAAAAACTGATGCATGCACACTTactgttaaatattagcattgatacaccatgttgaatatgctagtatggatgcggaagcgaaagcataaagtatagaatACAATAACATACGAGAGTTATGTGGTTCAGCctacggcctacatccacggaagaaaccctaaagggctacatcaataatatattatagtgtaatATAAAtcttgtgttacaatgaatcataacatttgtatatatagtagactaatagacttctagtacaagtaggagacttggcttgcacacaaagtagaattaggcttgggcctatgctaataggctaatatatctctaacaccccctctcaaactcaagatagAAGTTTGATGAAAtattgagatttgataaggctgaaaagatcccttgaatgaagtttggatCTGTGACGatagtttgaggaaggcaatggtcttgtagtgttgatgcgacttctaacggtggcttgactataccggagagttttgaTGGCAACAATGgaaagccaaagaagatgaacgcagcgaaaaaaaaaaacactaaggAAGACAAAAATTGCTCTTAAATTTACCGCAATGACAGAAAACCATGGCCACAagaaggtggctctgataccatgttaaatattagcattgatacacgagagttacgtggttcagcctaacggcctacatccacggaagAAACCCTAAAGgactacatcaataatatattatagtgtaatATAAATcatgtgttacaatgaatcataacatgtgtatatatagtagactaatagacttctagtacaagtaggagacttggcttgcacacaaagtagaattagacttgggcctatgctaatgggctaatatatctctaacacttACAAATTACAACACTCAACTGTCATGTTTATGCTTTCTTTACCATCAAAATACATACTCATAAAGGGCACTAACAAAATACATGAAAATTCATTTTTCGAATCACATTCAAGTTTCTAGGAGATTGCATgctaagatatatatatatatatatatatattcactgTTTAAATAGTGTTTTCTTTTGCTTATAAAAGGGCTGTCCCTTTCAAGTTGTATTCAGAACTTATTACTTTTATAGCTTTAAAACTCCCGTTAGATTTCCCTACCCCCATCTTACCTTGTAACCTTTCATCTATTTCTGCTAGGAAAATTCTTATTTCTGCTATTACTTCCTGTAAGTGTTTATTTTAAACTCACAATTAACAAGGGAGGAAGCACCTTGTGGTTGGGCCAAATGGTCATAGCAAGTCttatttattgatttagtatgtttttccttatttattatTGGGCTGAAAattgagcctttttttttggagggtaAGGGTATTTCAGCCTTTAAAATGACCTATTCTTCTCCCTCATAAGTAAAGGTCCATAAAGAGCCCAAAATAAGtgtttcaatatatttttaaagagaGAAATGGCAACAATACTTCAAATTTCCGAACAAGAGTAAGAAATATCATAAACAATATCTctacaacacaaaaaaagaTGCATGCAGACTTACAACAATCAACTTTCATAGTGTCATGTTTATGCTATCTTTACCATAAAAATACATACTCATAAAAGGCACTtacaaaaaatacataatttaatgaaaattcatttttgaatCACATTCAAATTTCTAGGAGATCGCATGCTAAGatatattttcttatcaaatacaacaaaaaatgtcATTACAATTGAACTATCACTTGAACCCTCAATAAAACTCTTGTGGTTGGACCAAATGGTCATAGcaagttgtttttatttgatttagtctgtttttccttatttatttttgggctGATAAATGggcctattttttttttgaaggggtAGAGCACTTAGGCCTTTTAAATGGACCTGTTCTTCTCCCTTATAAGCAAAGGCCCATAAAGAGCCCAAAATCCATATTCTCTGATTTCTTTCTTACACCAAGCCCAGTGCTTCAAACCCTACACCAACACAGagtgcagagagagagagagagagagagagagagagagaggaggaggaatggaaagaaagaatgaagaagaagaaacagaaaCGGGAAAATCAGAATTGGATGCATCGCAAATAGAGTACGTGAGCTATGGAGGTGAACACCATCTACCCCTTGTCATGTCCCTTGTTGACCAAGAACTCAGTGAACCTTACTCCATCTTCACCTACCGTTACTTCGTCTATCTCTGGCCCCAACTTTCTTTCCTGGTACCCTTTACTTTCACTTCTATTGGGTTtctttcaaaaccaaaaatttctcactcactcactctgTAATTCGTTTGGTTTTTTTCTCTATGTGGGTTTAGGCTTTTCACAATGGGAAGTGTGTGGGGACGGTGGTGTGTAAGATGGGTCAGCATCGAAATACGTTCAGAGGCTACATTGCTATGCTGGTTGTCATCAAGCCTTATAGAGGCAAAGGCATTGGTAACTTTTCCCTTCCATCCAATCTAGTTAATGG is a genomic window of Quercus lobata isolate SW786 chromosome 2, ValleyOak3.0 Primary Assembly, whole genome shotgun sequence containing:
- the LOC115978206 gene encoding N-alpha-acetyltransferase MAK3, which codes for MERKNEEEETETGKSELDASQIEYVSYGGEHHLPLVMSLVDQELSEPYSIFTYRYFVYLWPQLSFLAFHNGKCVGTVVCKMGQHRNTFRGYIAMLVVIKPYRGKGIATELVTRSIKVMMESGCEEVTLEAEVTNKGALALYGRLGFIRAKRLFRYYLNGVDAFRLKLLFPCPDLYPSLPMIANKDESYSHNDHIPHEECCELHQHL